The genomic window AACTGCGTCATGATTCGGCCCCGGACATTGTCCCAGTGGAAGTCTCCGCCGAGGCCCACCTGCTGCACCTGGATCTCATTGGTCCGGCCTGTCTCGCAGGAACCCACGAGCGTGTGGTCCTGCGGGTGGTTGAAGCTGTAGATCGCGTTGACATCGGCCCGGAATTCGCCCGTGAAATACTTCGAATCGAGCACGGCCTCCTTGGTGCGGGCATTCCCATTGAGCCAGGTGAAGTCGGCGAAGGCGAAGGGCTCCGCGGCCTTTGCTGGCCCGGGGCCGACAGGAGCTGGAGATGTAATCTGAGCCAGCACCGGCAAGCCTGCCCATGCACACAGGAGAAGAGAGGCTTTCATCGAGGCTCCAAGCCTGGCTCACCAGCCAGTCGAAGCAGAATGAGCTTCAGGACATTAGGGCGGCGTTAGGGTTTGGACGCGCGGCGTTAGGATTTTGTTAATACCTCACGCGGCGACGGGTGATCCTCGAAAGATCCCTCTGTCTAGGCCGCCTGAAGGATTCCGGTCACTTCGGTTGTCCATGACCTATTGCGCGCCGTCCCTCAGAGGCGAGTCCTTCACGGCCATCCGTGGCATTCATCCAGTCCTGCAGGAACCCTCGGCTGCCCGCCCCAATGTTGCCGTGGGCGTCAAGCAGCCCTTCTTTGGCAGGAATGAAGGCTTCCGGTTGGCCGAGCGTGGGCACATCCAGGTGCGCGAGGACATTGCGCAGATGCTGCTGCGCAAAGGGGGTACCAATGCTGTCGATGGCAGGCGCCCAGCACCCCTGCGGGCTTGCCCGTCCAGGCGCTTTGGCCGTACGGGCGCGAGGCATGGTCGATGGCATTCTTGAGGACACCGGGGATCGAACGGTTGTATTCCGGGGTTACGAACAGCAGGCCTTGGGCTGCGGCGATCTCGGCCTTCAAGCGCAGTACCAAGGCGGCCTGATGGGCATCATCCTCCTCGCTATAGAGAGGCAGATCCTCGATCTCCACTTGCTTGAATACGAAATCGGACGGCGCCAATTTGACGATGGCGTTCGCAGCTTGCGGTTGAAGGACTCCTTGCGCAGCCTGCCGACGATCACGGCGATGGGGTAGCGGCTCATGTCGGACTCCCCTGTGGTCTATGAACGGTGGATGGTGAACTCGACCCATGGGCGGTACAGCGTAGAAGCTAGGTTGTAGCGACAGACGGGCAATGGGTTGCGATTGACTTTGGCATCTGCTTTTTACATTTCACAAAGCGGTGTCCTGCACCCTGCCGGAGCGCCTGGCTGGTGGTTCGCTCAAATCCCATCGGCCCTCGTATGCTGGGGCCCGAGGAGGAGCCCATGCGGCGTGGGATCGTCAAGCACTACACCCGTGACGGCGTCACCATCGTCTGGCGACCTGGTGTCTGCATTCACGCCCGCCGCTGCTTCCACGGCCTCCCCGCCGTGTTCGATCCGTCTCGCCGCCCCTGGGTGGACTTGGATGCGGCTGACCTGGAGCAGATCCTCGATCAAGTTTCGAAATGCCCCTCCGGCGCGCTCAGCATCAAGCGGAACGAGGTTGGGCCGCCCCCGGTCGGTGTCCGGGCCGAGCTGGTGCCGGATGGTCCCCTGGTCCTCCGCGGAGAACTGACCCTGGCGCTGCCGGATGGCGGTGAGCAGGCCTGCGTGGGGACCACGGCTTTCTGCCGCTGCGGAGCCTCCGGGCGGAAGCCCTTCTGCGATGGATCGCACCGGCAGGTGGCCTTCAAGGGTTAGCCAGGACCCGCGGCCTTCTACTTGGCCGTAGTCGGCTGGACCTTCGTGAACTCCGTGTCGATGATGATCATCACTTCATCACTGATGCCGACGGGGTCGAAGGCAATGCCGAATGCTTTGCGGCTTACCGTGAGGGTGGCAGCCAAGCCTCGACGAGTACCGCCCCAGGGGTCCGTGACCGCCTTGGTCGGTCCCACCACATTTAGCACCACGGACTGAGTCACGCCCTTCATGGTCAGGTCGCCGGTGACCTTCAGCTTGCCCGGGCCCGCGTGGCTAACCTTGGTCGACTTGAATGTCATGCTCGGGAACTTGGCCGCGTCGAAGAAGTCCGGGCTGAGCAGGTGTTTGTTGCGTGCCGCCACCCGGGTGTCGATGGAAGTGACATCGATCGTGACCTCGACACTTGATCGGGTGATGTCCTTTTCATCGATCTTGATCTGACCCTCCGTATGCCCGAAATCGCCGCGGACGGTGCTGATCAAGAGGTGCCGCACCGCGAAGGACGGCCGCGTGTGGTTGGGGTCAATGGTCCAGGTGCTTGTTTGGGCCAAGATCGGGAAGGCGACAACGGACAGAACGGCCAGGACAAGTCGTTTCATGGATGGTCCTTTCGCGACAACACGGCACCCGTGGGGAATGGATTGGAAATTCGAGTCCGGATTCATCACTGCGCCAGGCCGAGCTGCTTCATGAAGGCCTGGTTGTCCCAGAAGAGGTATTCCTCATCCATGGTGCCGCCCTTCCAGTGGCCCACGGTGGACATCATGAGCTTGAAGGCCTTGCCCGTCGGTGCGATGGTCTTGCCGTCGCCGATCGGCATGGGCTGGGTGAAGGTGCCTTCCATCACGCCGATGACGCTGGTCCACTCGCCCTGGGTGATCTTCACGGGATGGACCTTGATGTGGGTGTCCGGGGCAAAGACGAACATCGGCTTCAGCTCGGCGATGTGCGCCTCGAGCCCCTTCGTCGTATGCCCGTCCGGGTAGTGCACGAGGATGTCCGGGGCGTGGCTCTCCGGGAAGCGATCCCACCTCTGGTTCGAGTACACATCGAAGTCCAGCGTGTCGAACTTGGCAAGGTGGGCCCTGCCCAGCTTCTCCGCCGCCCGGTAGCGGGAGAGCTCGGAAGGCG from Geothrix sp. includes these protein-coding regions:
- a CDS encoding (4Fe-4S)-binding protein; this translates as MRRGIVKHYTRDGVTIVWRPGVCIHARRCFHGLPAVFDPSRRPWVDLDAADLEQILDQVSKCPSGALSIKRNEVGPPPVGVRAELVPDGPLVLRGELTLALPDGGEQACVGTTAFCRCGASGRKPFCDGSHRQVAFKG
- a CDS encoding YceI family protein gives rise to the protein MKRLVLAVLSVVAFPILAQTSTWTIDPNHTRPSFAVRHLLISTVRGDFGHTEGQIKIDEKDITRSSVEVTIDVTSIDTRVAARNKHLLSPDFFDAAKFPSMTFKSTKVSHAGPGKLKVTGDLTMKGVTQSVVLNVVGPTKAVTDPWGGTRRGLAATLTVSRKAFGIAFDPVGISDEVMIIIDTEFTKVQPTTAK
- a CDS encoding ester cyclase, with the protein product MAPLTHLRRRVLVLVAGALLQGALGAQESAAKAAPSELSRYRAAEKLGRAHLAKFDTLDFDVYSNQRWDRFPESHAPDILVHYPDGHTTKGLEAHIAELKPMFVFAPDTHIKVHPVKITQGEWTSVIGVMEGTFTQPMPIGDGKTIAPTGKAFKLMMSTVGHWKGGTMDEEYLFWDNQAFMKQLGLAQ